The Agrococcus carbonis sequence CGCCGAGCTCGTCGCCTACCGCAACAAGGCCTACGTCGCCATCAAGCAGCTCATGGACGAGCTCGGCCCGGCCCCCATCCACTGATCCACCGCGAGACCTAGGAGTCCTCCCATGGCAACCGCATTCCCCGAGGTGCGCACCGTCGTCCTCACCGGCGCGGCATCCCCGCGCGGCATCGGCCGCGCATCCGCCCACTTCCTCGCCGAGCAGGGCTGGAACATCGGCATCATCGACCTCGACGCGGATGCGGCGAGGGCCGTCGCCGCCGAGATCGCCGAGCAGCACGGCGTGCAGGCCGCGGGCGCCGGCGCGAACGTCGCCGACGAGGCGCAGGTGCGCGCGGCGTACGACGAGCTCGAGGCCGCGCTGCCGCAGATCGTCGCGCTCGTGAACCTCGCGGGCGTCTCGAGCCCCGTGCCGTACCTCGAGGTGACCGCCGACGAGTGGAAGCGCGTCATGGACATCAACATGAACGGCGTCCACTACGCGACCCGCCGGGCCGTCGAGTCGATGGTCGAGCACGGCGTCGGCCGCGTCGTGAGCCTCTCGTCCGTCTCCGCCCAGCGGGGCGGCGGCACGTTCTCGAAGACGGTGTACTCGGCCGCGAAGGCGGGCGTCATCGGCTTCACGCGCTCGGTCGCGCGCGAGCTGGGCCACCAGGGCATCACCGTCAACGCGATCTCGCCCGGCCCGATCGACACCGACATCATGGGCGGCACCCTCACCGAGGAGCGCAAGACCGCGATGGCCGCCGACGGCGTGCTGCCGCGCATCGGCACCCCGCGCGACATCGCCGCCGCCATCGCCTACCTGATCTCCGAGGACGCCGGATTCGTGACGGGGCAGACCCTGAACGTCGACGGCGGCCTCTACATGCACTGAGCCATGGCTGGCCAAGGCCCCTGGTCCAAGTCCCGCATCCTCTTCCTCGCACTGGGCGTCGTCCTGGTCGGGGTGGGGCTGTGGCTCATCCTCCCCACGCTCCTCGGCTGACGCCGAGCGATCCGAACAGCACCACCCGCTCAAAGGAGAGTCCCGTGTCAGATTCGACACTGACCGCCACGTCGAAGGGCGGCACCGCCCTCGACTCGGCCATCAAGAAGGCCGCGAAGCATCTCATGCCGATGCTCGTGATCCTCTACTTCGTCGCGTTCCTCGACCGCACCAACGTCGGCTTCGCCGAGGAGGCGCTGAAGATCGATCGCGGCATCTCGGCCGGAGCCTTCGCGCTCGGCGCCGGCATCTTCTTCATCGGCTACGCGATCTTCGAGATCCCCTCGAACCTGCTGCTGAAGAAGTTCGGCGCGCGCTTCTGGCTCGCGCGCATCGCGATCACGTGGGGCCTCGTGGCCTCCGCGTTCGCGTTCGTCACCGACGACACCTCGTTCATCGTGCTGCGCTTCCTGCTCGGCGTGACGGAGGCGGGCCTCTTCCCGGGCGTCATCCTCTTCCTCTCGGAGTGGTTCCCGAACAAGCACCGCGTGCAGATGTTCGCGATCTTCTACCTCGCGCAGCCCTTCTCGCAGATGCTCGGCGCTCCGCTCTCGGGCGGCCTGATCAGCTTCGGTGACACCCTGACGCCGTGGCACGGCTGGCAGGTCATGTTCTTCGTCGAGGGCATGATGGCCGTCGTCGCGGGCATCGCCGCCATCTTCCTGCTCATCAACGGGCCGCAGGACGCGAAGTGGCTCAACCAGGCCGAGAAGGATGCGCTCATCGACGTGATGGCGAAGGAGGACTCGGTGCGCGAGTCCGACGGCCCCTCCGGCGTCTGGCGCGCGATGGGCAACTGGAAGGTGTGGTACTTCACCATCATCTACTTCTGCCTGCAGATCGCGGTCTACGGCACCACGTTCTACCTGCCGCAGCAGGTCGCTGGCCTGCTGGGCCAGGACGTCGGCTGGCAGGTCGGCCTCGTCGCGGCCATCCCGTGGCTCGTCGGCCTCTTCGCCTGCTACTTCTTCGGCAAGGCGGCCAACACGATCATCCGCCGCCGCAACTGGGGCACGATGTTCTACGTCATCACCGGCGTCGCGATCCTCGGCTCGGCCT is a genomic window containing:
- a CDS encoding SDR family NAD(P)-dependent oxidoreductase, with amino-acid sequence MATAFPEVRTVVLTGAASPRGIGRASAHFLAEQGWNIGIIDLDADAARAVAAEIAEQHGVQAAGAGANVADEAQVRAAYDELEAALPQIVALVNLAGVSSPVPYLEVTADEWKRVMDINMNGVHYATRRAVESMVEHGVGRVVSLSSVSAQRGGGTFSKTVYSAAKAGVIGFTRSVARELGHQGITVNAISPGPIDTDIMGGTLTEERKTAMAADGVLPRIGTPRDIAAAIAYLISEDAGFVTGQTLNVDGGLYMH
- a CDS encoding MFS transporter; the encoded protein is MSDSTLTATSKGGTALDSAIKKAAKHLMPMLVILYFVAFLDRTNVGFAEEALKIDRGISAGAFALGAGIFFIGYAIFEIPSNLLLKKFGARFWLARIAITWGLVASAFAFVTDDTSFIVLRFLLGVTEAGLFPGVILFLSEWFPNKHRVQMFAIFYLAQPFSQMLGAPLSGGLISFGDTLTPWHGWQVMFFVEGMMAVVAGIAAIFLLINGPQDAKWLNQAEKDALIDVMAKEDSVRESDGPSGVWRAMGNWKVWYFTIIYFCLQIAVYGTTFYLPQQVAGLLGQDVGWQVGLVAAIPWLVGLFACYFFGKAANTIIRRRNWGTMFYVITGVAILGSAWAGTAGQPILGILFITIAVASFLSVGPITWSYPTAFLTGTAAAAGIGLINSLGNLGGFVAPLMRTGINEAVPTESGAWGVVSLGVFAFLAAVMLFCTKFFSAKADALLTSEKDADVEAAAPGH